AATCCCACAAAAGTCACTAAAGATCATGCCTATCATGCCTACAAAAAACGGAGTTACATTGGTGAGGCCATTCGTAACAAGCGATACCGTATGGTACGATGGACCAATTCAAAAGATTTGGATGACGTGGTATACGAACTGTATGATTATGATGAAGACCCCTTAGAAACCAAAAACATCGCCAAGGAGCATAAAAAGATCGTAAAGGCAATGGAGGATATTTTAAACCAATATCCAAGGGCAAAAGAATTGAGGTGATCAAAAAAGGCTATGACATGGGAACCTCACTTATAATTGATCCATGGGTCGTTTTTTCAACCCCACTTTTTCCTAAGTAAAGGGAGTTGTTGTGGATTGTAATCCCGATGACGGCCATCGTTTAAATTACAACATATGCTACCACATTTTGCATCATCTTAAATTGTTTATAAATCGAAATAACGGTTAGCTTTACAATACGCCATCCATAATGCGATACACATCATGTCAAAGTCCCATATACTTATCGTTTTGCTGCCAGTTTTATTTGGAATCAGTGGCTGCAAGGACAAAATCAAAAAAGGAAACAATTCTCATATGGTAGATTCTGAACGCATTACGTTTTCAAAAATAAAAGCATCAAATTTTGAAACTGAAATCGAAGGAAAAAAAGTAGGGCTATATACTTTGAAAAACAAAAATGGTATTGAGGCAACATTTACCAATTATGGCCAGCGCTTAATTTCATTGTACGTGCCCGACAAGGATGGGAATTTTGACGATATCGTACTCGGGTTCCCATCATTGCACCAATACAGAACGGCCAGGGAAAAATACTTTGGGGCTACCATAGGAAGATATGGCAATAGAATAGCACAAGGCAAATTTTCAATCGATACCGTGATGTATACATTGGCAACCAATAACGGTAGCAACCACCTACATGGCGGAAACAAAGGCTTTGAAAGTGTAGTTTGGGATGGTCAACAAAAATCGAACAATGAAATTGAATTTTATCGAACCTCACCCCATATGGAAGAGGGATATCCGGGTAATCTCTCCGTAAAAGTAACCTATAGGTTGACCGATGAGAATGAGTTGATCATCAATTATAAGGCCCAAACGGACAAAAAAACGGTCCTGAACCTTACCCATCACTCATTTTTTAATCTAAAAGGGCATGGAAATGGCACCATAAACAATCATAGGTTACAAATTAATGCAGACCGCTTTACACCGGTAGACAAAGATTTGATTCCTACCGGAGAGCTTAAGAAGGTAGAAAATACACCTTTTGATTTTCGAACACTAAAACCTATTGGTCAAGATTTGAATTCAGAAAACCAACAATTAAAATATGGTCTGGGCTATGACCACAACTTTGTATTGAACACTGGCACCAAAAACAGCGATGGCCTTTCACTGGCAGCTAAAGTGGTAGAGCCGGAAACCGGACGAACCATGGAAGTATGGACCAATGAACCGGGACTTCAGTTCTATGGAGGTAATTTTTTGAAAGGCGAAGAAGGCAAATTGGACAAAACCTATGATTTTAGGGGAGCTTTTTGTTTGGAAACACAACACTTTCCGGATTCTCCCAACCAAGCCAGTTTTCCAAGTACTGTCCTAAGCCCGCATGAAACCTATAAATCAACATGTATTTATAAATTTTCCGTAATAAACTAAACTACTATAGCCTAAAGACGATAGGTTTGATTCCGACTGTAAGTAGGCCAAAGATTTGACCGGATGCACGATAAATTTCACTTTTTGGAAATACAAGCACTTTTTTCCTCGATGATACAGACGAAATCGAGGGGAAAAAGACCTGATGAGGTTTTGCTTGTGCTGAGCGATCTGCATTGAGCTTGCCTGCCCTGAGCGAAGTCGAAAAATCGAAATGAGTCGAAGTAAAAACTGCCAGGCCTGCCACCTTTTTTCGGTAAATAAGTGAAATTTGTCGTATACCCATTTGACCACAAGTGACACTTATTGACAAATAACCCAACCTGCCTGCCGGCAAGGCAGGTAACCGAATAACCCTCAATCGGGCAACACTAAAGTCTTCGCCTAAAAGCGAGGGATTTTCTCCCCGATTGGAGCATTAAGAACCAAGTTCATTTTCCATGAGCAAAGAGCGCTCTTTTTTGATAAAGGAAGAGGGCGACATACCCGTATATTTTCTAAATGCCCTACTAAAGTAATTGGGGTCGCTGAAACCCACTTTATAGGCTACCTCGGCAATGGGCAAGCCCTTTTTTATGAACTGCTTGGCCCTTTCCATTTTAAAGGTCTTGACAAAATCGGATGCACTGCCATTGGTTATTTTTTTCATTTTTAAGTGCAGCAATGACCTGCTGATTCCAAGTTCGCTTGCCAGCTCCTCTATGGTAAAATCCGGATTGTCGATATTGGTTTCGATAAGATTGACAAGTTGTAGTTTGAATTCCCGGTCTTTATTGTTTGTAGGAATGCCCGTAACCATTTTGTCTTGGACCAATGCTGCGAAACGTAATTCAAAGTTTTTTGTTGAACTTAATAAATTACGTACGCTAATATCCAGCTCATTCAAATTAAAGGGTTTGGGCAGAAAGGCATTTGCACCGGCATTAAGAGCATTAAGTTTTTGATCTTCAGTAGATTGTGCGGTAAGAAGAAGTACGGGAACATGGCTATACCTAGAATCTGACTTTATTCTTTGGCAAAGTTCGTTGCCATCCAAATACGGCATTTTTAAATCGGACACTACAATATCCGGCATCGCCTTTTCCAGTTTTTTCCAGGCTTCTTTTCCATTTCTAGCTGTAATGACCTTAAATTCATAGCTAAAATGTTTCGCTAGGAACGTGCGTAGTTCCGTATTATCCTCGGCGATCAGGAGGGTCTGGTTTGTAAGGTTGTTGCCGATTTCCGTAGACTCGGTAATTTCATTCGTTTCCTCTACAAGATCCAAGGGCAATTGAATGGACTTGTTGCCCATAACGGCTTCTACGGTATCGTCCGACGGATTTTCCATCAGAAGTGGCAAGTTGACCGTGCATGTGGTCCCTTTTCCCAACTCACTTTGAAACGTGAGTTCACCCTTAAGGAAATCCACCAGACTTTTTACCAAGGAAAGACCTATCCCCGACCCGTTTTTTTCCGTGTCATTCGAGGAGTTTGTGTAAAAAGGCGAAAACAGTTCTTGATGCTGTTCTTCATCAAAACCATGGCCAGTGTCTTTGATTTGCACAGTGATACTGGAACCGTCATCTTCAGTTTTCGGCGGATAAATAGTAAGGGCAACCATGATTTTACCTCGCTTATCGGTATTCTTTATTGAATTTGACAATAGATTGGTTACGATGGTCTCAAGCTTGTGACCATCAAAATGACAATAAAAATTGTCCATGTTGCTGGAAATGCTTGAGTGCAGTCCTCTAGAGAGAAATAAGGGCTCAAAGGCAAAAACTGTATCCTTAAGATAAAGTACCACATCTCCCTTGACCAGATGAAGTTTTTCGTGTTTGGTTTCTATTTTCCTGAACATCATCAGTTGCTTTACCAAATGGTTCAGCTTTTTTGCGCTTCGTTGGATGGTTTGCAGTTCACTTGTCCGTGGTACGGCCGATACTGTTTTGCTGTTTGAATATTGTTCAATTGCAGCATTAATGAGCGTTAAAGGTGTTTTGAACTCATGCGATATAAAAGTGAAGAAGTTCAAACGGTTTTTGGTTATTTCCCTGATTTTTTCGTTTTCAACTTTTTCCAACTTAATTGCCAGGTTTTTGGCCTGGATAAACCGTATCAAGAAAAAACTTATGTATGCCAATAGCGCGAAAAGGACAAAATAGAGGGCGTATGCCCCAGTGGTCTTCCAAAAAGGAGGCAGAATGGTGATGGCCAAATTTCGGGCAGACAGTTCAGGTTCGGTGCTATTTGTCTTTAGATGAAATACATACTCCCCGTGGGGCAGGTTGGTATAAGTTGCTGTTTTCTTGTCACCTACATCATTCCAATCATTATCAAATCCTTCAAGGAAGTAGGAATATGAGTTCTTTCCCCCACTCAAATAATCAACACCGATAAACTCCAGGGTCAGGGCATTTTGATCATGTTCCAGAGTGATATGTTGGGTCTCATTCAGCGAAAATTCCAACGGGGAACCATTGGCAATAGGGATTCGTTCATTGAACAGCAGTAAGTCCTTTAAAAAAAGCCTTGATGTCCTATTGATGGTATGCACTGAATCCGGATGGAAATAGGTAAGCCCATTGACAGACCCAAAATAAACCCAACCTTGTTTGTCCATAAACGAAGACTTAAAGTTGAATTGGTCATACGATAATCCGTCAGCTGTGGTATAAACTTTGGCCCTGTTGGTTTTGGGGTCAAAAAGTGTCAATCCCTTGTTTGTTGTTAGCCAGAGCCCCCCGGAAGGATTTTCAACAATGCCATAAACATTGTTGTTTGGCAAACCCTGTTCCCTTCCAAAGCATTCAAACATATTGTTTGCAGGGTTAAAAAAGACCAGTCCCCCATTCATCGCGCCAAACCATAGATTCCTATCCGAATCTTCATAAGCAGCTACAAATTCATTGGTGCACAAATCGAAAGCATTGGGGCCTTTGTTGGAATAATTGACCAATTTTTCCGTCGCTATATCCAATCTATAAAGCCCGTTGAAGCGGGTGCAAAACCAAAGATTCGAGTTGCTATCTTCTAAAATGTCGTAAATAAATTTATTTTTTAATTCCGGGAGCACATCACGGTCAAAGGTTTCCGTGGCATCATGAAAAAGATTGATTCCGGAATCCGTGCCCACCCAGAGTCTTTTTTTGGAATCCCTGAGTATGGCATACACGTAATTGTTCGATAGGCTGGTCGATGTATTGGGATGATGGGTAAAAACTTTGCCCTTACGGGTATTTGGATTTATCCTATTAAGACCGCCAAAGAAAGTCCCCGCCCAAATAGTGCCGTCATCATCCTCAAAAAGGGCATGGACATTGTCACTACTTAAGGAATTGGGGTTTTCCGGGTTGTGCCTCAAATATTCAAAACCCTTCGTTGTTTTATTGAATATTGAAATGCCGCCATCTTCGGTACCAATCCATAAATCCCCATTCTGCACTTGCAGTATCTGACTAATGGCCTTACCGCTTACCGAATTTTCAAACTCACTGGGCATAAAACGCTTGAATGCCTTCCCTTTGGGCCTGAAATAATTTATGCCACCAAAATAGGTACCTGCCCAAACAATGTTTTCTTGACTTACAAATAAGGAATAAACGGCTTTATCCGATAGATTATTGGGCAATTGAAAGGCCTGTCCGATATGCGCTTTTGCCTTTCCTTTTTTATCCACCACGGTAATACCTGCTTCCCCACCAAAATATAGGTTCCCTTCATGATCTTCGATTATATTTCGTATCACAATGTACTCTGGACTGCCAAAAGGACGAATAAGACCACTTTTCAAAAAACGATCCTGTCCATAATCGTATTGAAATAGACCCAGGGTACTTCCAACCCAGATGGAGCTCTGCGAGTCCTTAAATAGCTTAAAAATAGTAGGTTTTTCCGATTGATTTTTAAGGGCAGGAGTAACATCCAATTCGTATTCTTTGATACGTTCACCATTGGAATTGATCATTTGTATTATGTTCTCCGAAACAGTCCAAAACACATTGGTCCTATACTCAACAACACAACGAAAAAAACCCTCTGACCTTAGCGTACTTAACTTTCCATTTTTGTTGATTTTGTAGAGGCCCATACCTGTCGAAATAAAGATTTCCGAACCGGTCGAGAGAAAAATATCATTTATTGACAAGCCCTGTAACCCGATGACCGGTTCGAAAGCCTCCTTATTGGGGAGATATTTTACAAGTCCTTTGTCCGTCCCTATCCAGAGCACCCCATTTGCATACAAAAGGGCGTTGATCCTATTGGAGGGGAGCATCTTGTGGTCCTCTTTGTAAAAGGTCCTTATTTCGTGGCTGTCATAACTGTTCAGCCCCTCCATGGTACCAATCCACATTAGGCCATTATCATCTTGGGTCATAGCAAATACGGTACTATGCGACAACCCATTTTCAGTAGTGATTTTTACAATGTCATAGTGCTGTCCAAACAGTTTTACATTCAAAAATAAAAGTATTGCTATTAAAAATAGCTCAGGAATGGACGGTCTCCCAAAAGCCCTTCGCGTCTTCTTGAACATGGATACGCACATTTTTAAGTTATAAATGGTCCCGCAAATCATAAAGGGCATTCTCAACAAAAATGCTACTTATAAGCACAAATATACAGAAAATCAATTTTGCAAAATATTAACATTGTATAATGAATTTTTAAAAAATAGCTTTTGAAAATGAAAAAAATGCAATGAAAGCACTTCTAAAATGGTTGGATGATGGTTTTAATGTATATGATGAGGGCCTGACCGCCGCCATTTTGGGGTACACGAAAAAATATAAGAATCTGGACTTTTAAACAGAACAGAAACTTGATTAACTGATAATAAACCAACACTTATGGAAAAAAAATGTAAATACCTTTTTAGGATAACGCTTGCCGTAATCGTTCCAATGCTTTGCAACTTCAATGCTTTTGCACAAACGGTATCAGGTACGGTAACGGATACCGATGGCACCCCCCTTCCAGGGGCCACCGTGGTTGTTAAGGGAACCGCCAATGGAACACAAACCGATTTTGATGGGAATTATGCAATTGCGGATATCCCTTTGAACAGTGTATTGGTCTTTAGTTATGTAGGATTTTTGCCCATGGAAGAAACCGTAGGCCGAAGAACAACGATAAATGTTTCCTTGGCGGAAGATGCCCAATTACTGG
The sequence above is a segment of the Muricauda sp. SCSIO 64092 genome. Coding sequences within it:
- a CDS encoding aldose epimerase family protein → MSKSHILIVLLPVLFGISGCKDKIKKGNNSHMVDSERITFSKIKASNFETEIEGKKVGLYTLKNKNGIEATFTNYGQRLISLYVPDKDGNFDDIVLGFPSLHQYRTAREKYFGATIGRYGNRIAQGKFSIDTVMYTLATNNGSNHLHGGNKGFESVVWDGQQKSNNEIEFYRTSPHMEEGYPGNLSVKVTYRLTDENELIINYKAQTDKKTVLNLTHHSFFNLKGHGNGTINNHRLQINADRFTPVDKDLIPTGELKKVENTPFDFRTLKPIGQDLNSENQQLKYGLGYDHNFVLNTGTKNSDGLSLAAKVVEPETGRTMEVWTNEPGLQFYGGNFLKGEEGKLDKTYDFRGAFCLETQHFPDSPNQASFPSTVLSPHETYKSTCIYKFSVIN
- a CDS encoding two-component regulator propeller domain-containing protein, giving the protein MFKKTRRAFGRPSIPELFLIAILLFLNVKLFGQHYDIVKITTENGLSHSTVFAMTQDDNGLMWIGTMEGLNSYDSHEIRTFYKEDHKMLPSNRINALLYANGVLWIGTDKGLVKYLPNKEAFEPVIGLQGLSINDIFLSTGSEIFISTGMGLYKINKNGKLSTLRSEGFFRCVVEYRTNVFWTVSENIIQMINSNGERIKEYELDVTPALKNQSEKPTIFKLFKDSQSSIWVGSTLGLFQYDYGQDRFLKSGLIRPFGSPEYIVIRNIIEDHEGNLYFGGEAGITVVDKKGKAKAHIGQAFQLPNNLSDKAVYSLFVSQENIVWAGTYFGGINYFRPKGKAFKRFMPSEFENSVSGKAISQILQVQNGDLWIGTEDGGISIFNKTTKGFEYLRHNPENPNSLSSDNVHALFEDDDGTIWAGTFFGGLNRINPNTRKGKVFTHHPNTSTSLSNNYVYAILRDSKKRLWVGTDSGINLFHDATETFDRDVLPELKNKFIYDILEDSNSNLWFCTRFNGLYRLDIATEKLVNYSNKGPNAFDLCTNEFVAAYEDSDRNLWFGAMNGGLVFFNPANNMFECFGREQGLPNNNVYGIVENPSGGLWLTTNKGLTLFDPKTNRAKVYTTADGLSYDQFNFKSSFMDKQGWVYFGSVNGLTYFHPDSVHTINRTSRLFLKDLLLFNERIPIANGSPLEFSLNETQHITLEHDQNALTLEFIGVDYLSGGKNSYSYFLEGFDNDWNDVGDKKTATYTNLPHGEYVFHLKTNSTEPELSARNLAITILPPFWKTTGAYALYFVLFALLAYISFFLIRFIQAKNLAIKLEKVENEKIREITKNRLNFFTFISHEFKTPLTLINAAIEQYSNSKTVSAVPRTSELQTIQRSAKKLNHLVKQLMMFRKIETKHEKLHLVKGDVVLYLKDTVFAFEPLFLSRGLHSSISSNMDNFYCHFDGHKLETIVTNLLSNSIKNTDKRGKIMVALTIYPPKTEDDGSSITVQIKDTGHGFDEEQHQELFSPFYTNSSNDTEKNGSGIGLSLVKSLVDFLKGELTFQSELGKGTTCTVNLPLLMENPSDDTVEAVMGNKSIQLPLDLVEETNEITESTEIGNNLTNQTLLIAEDNTELRTFLAKHFSYEFKVITARNGKEAWKKLEKAMPDIVVSDLKMPYLDGNELCQRIKSDSRYSHVPVLLLTAQSTEDQKLNALNAGANAFLPKPFNLNELDISVRNLLSSTKNFELRFAALVQDKMVTGIPTNNKDREFKLQLVNLIETNIDNPDFTIEELASELGISRSLLHLKMKKITNGSASDFVKTFKMERAKQFIKKGLPIAEVAYKVGFSDPNYFSRAFRKYTGMSPSSFIKKERSLLMENELGS